Proteins encoded together in one Saimiri boliviensis isolate mSaiBol1 chromosome Y, mSaiBol1.pri, whole genome shotgun sequence window:
- the LOC141583011 gene encoding signal recognition particle 9 kDa protein-like, translating into MPQYQTWEEFSRAAEKLYLADPMKCLVYKTEQAQDVKKIEKFHSQLMRLMVAKESRNVTMETE; encoded by the coding sequence ATGCCGCAGTACCAGACCTGGGAGGAGTTCAGCCGCGCTGCGGAGAAGCTTTACCTCGCTGACCCTATGAAGTGTTTGGTGTATAAAACAGAGCAAGCTCAAGATGTAAAGAAGATTGAGAAATTCCACAGTCAACTAATGCGACTTATGGTAGCCAAGGAATCCCGCAATGTTACCATGGAAACTGAATGA